A stretch of the Triplophysa dalaica isolate WHDGS20190420 chromosome 19, ASM1584641v1, whole genome shotgun sequence genome encodes the following:
- the nsrp1 gene encoding nuclear speckle splicing regulatory protein 1, with amino-acid sequence MATSGKQYGLVFPRKNASKSVPLPRPSVFEDDSDDEATVGQSLLKEALKKKMMKQTRLEMQKALEEDSTVYEYDSVYDDLQKQKVESNKKMLGGTDRKPKYINQLLVAVEERKKEQERRDERKIQKEREAEGEQFADKEAFVTSAYRQKLKERQEELEKEKREAELEAALDVKKQKDLSGFYRHLLNQTVGEEAVPDRSAKKEEKATGSAATEKSSTTEPPPKQSESRAESHSDEDQGENRTEFTKTTNTNHSKRHYRQKSPSDSEDEQERDRKEARERSHKERDKGKDKERERVRERDREDRYSYRKEDKERRRDREQDREDNRGRDRDDRRGKKDRDIEDRHGRRDRDAKRDRRDNSPKDREQKGEEMQETHKDGESHKLDSKEKNTDVEKMERKTDSDKAKEKAKEDEDKSDGRKEVGKFAKRSSEQTVMSARERYMARQLSRSAARPHVEKEED; translated from the exons ATGGCGACCTCTGGTAAACA aTACGGGCTCGTTTTTCCTCGGAAGAACGCCTCAAAATCTGTCCCTCTTCCCCGACCATCTGTGTTTGAAGATGATTCAGATGATGAG GCCACCGTTGGGCAGAGTTTGCTGAAGGAAGCCCTCAAAAAGAAGATGATGAAACAG ACACGTCTTGAGATGCAAAAAGCTCTTGAAGAGGACAGCACGGTTTATGAgtatgacagtgtgtatgatgatcttcagaaacagaaagtggaaagcaataaaaaaatgctgggtgGCACAGACAGAAAG CCCAAGTATATTAACCAGCTGCTCGTCGCCGTGGAGGAGAGAAAAAAGGAACAAGAGCGACGTGATGAGAGGAAGAtccaaaaagagagagaagcgGAGGGCGAGCAGTTTGCTGATAAAGAGGCTTTTGTAACCTCAGCTTATCGACAGAAGCTTAAAGAAAGACAGGAGGAGTtggagaaagagaagagagaagcaGAGCTGGAAG ctgCTCTGGATGTGAAGAAGCAGAAGGATCTCAGTGGATTTTATAGACATCTTCTCAACCAAACAGTTGGAGAGGAGGCAGTGCCTGATCGTAGTGCAAAAAA aGAGGAGAAAGCTACAGGCTCAGCAGCAACAGAAAAGTCATCGACCACTGAACCCCCACCAAAACAAAGTGAGAGCAGGGCAGAATCCCACAGTGATGAGGATCAGGGGGAAAACAGAACAGAATTTACCAAGACCACCAACACTAACCACTCAAAGCGCCACTACAGACAAAAATCTCCTTCAGACAGTGAGGATGAGCAAGAAAGGGATAGGAAGGAGGCCAGAGAAAGAAGCCACAAAGAAAGAGACAAGGGTAaggataaagagagagagagggtgagggAAAGAGACAGGGAGGACAGATACAGTTACCGAAAGGAAGACAAAGAACGCAGAAGAGACAGAGAACAGGATAGAGAAGACAACAGAGGCCGAGATAGAGATGACAGACGTGGTAAAAAGGACAGAGATATAGAAGACAGACATGGTCGAAGAGACAGAGATGCCAAACGGGACAGAAGGGACAACAGCCCCAAAGACAGAGAACAGAAGGGAGAAGAAATGCAAGAGACACACAAGGATGGAGAAAGCCATAAGCTGGacagcaaagaaaaaaacacagatgtggAGAAAATGGAGAGGAAGACTGACAGCGATAAGGCGAAAGAAAAGGCCAAAGAAGATGAAGATAAAAGTGATGGACGGAAGGAAGTTGGCAAATTTGCCAAACGCAGCAGTGAACAGACGGTTATGTCAGCCAGAGAGAGATATATGGCTCGACAGCTTTCTCGCTCTGCAGCAAGACCCCATGTTGAAAAGGAGGAAGACTAG
- the nup98 gene encoding nuclear pore complex protein Nup98-Nup96 — translation MFGKSFGAPAPFGGGTGGFGTSSTFGQQNAGFGTTGGFGSSAFGTTNNTGGLFGTTQNKPGGLFGSSTFSQPVTSSTSAGFGFGAPSGTSNSLFGSTNTGGGGLFAQQNNAFSANKPTTFGTFGTSTSSGGLFGTTNTTSNPFGGTSGSLFGSTNFTPAPPGTTIKFNPPTGSDTMVKGGVTTSINTKHQCITAMKEYETKSLEELRFEDYQAGRKGPSNPMAAGTAGLFGATAAATSSTGTGLFGSSAPNTGFSFGQNKTSFGTSTGAFGTTAGGLFGQQPAQQQQQQQQQQQQQQQQQQQQQQQQASSLFKPFGSATTTQNTGFSFGNTNTMGQPSTMGLFGNTAASQAGGLFGNTNTSTAAGFGQSTGLFGQPNTGFGNNLFGNKPGGFGTTTTSAPSFGTATGLFGNKPTLPLGTNANSSTFGFGGTGAGGSLFGNKPATTALGTGLGTGFGTGTGQTSLFGNNQNKLGSTLGSVGTFGTGFNTGASTLNFGAPQQPVALTDHGATAAQQAVLQQQINALAYSPFGDSPLFRNSLSDPKKKEERLKPTNPAAQKALTTPTQYKLTPRPATRVRPKALSSSGSSKSQLFDGLDDDEPSHTNGAFMPRKSIKKLVLKNLNNSSLYNNSMNREADDLASPSEYPQNGLSLSLDERDTREATMERSGEDDLEVSKFYTNPISKPIPHAQLSPLLQDTITEFNMRGPSSHRNGLEASSEEISLAEDSIQEERDDELDAQKPPHPAGIVLGRVGYYTIPSMEELGKMLNENGECIVENLTVGRKGYGSVFFTGEVNLTNMNLDEIVHFRRKEIIVYPDDKEKPPIGEGLNRRAEVTLDGVWPNDKTTCCQIKSPERLTATNYEGRLEAASRKQGARFLEYRPETGSWVFEVAHFSKYGLQDSDEEEEVASSKVDLKKLKTGIPPGIQQLHLNQQPVPPQAQSTAVFELLSRVSELDSDMADITQEPATDSVLGDEDGERISLESKLRAETPAEHEPVSASSQMASAMGINPHTLQIMKASLFAEDDECDLFQEHGSSKLIQDVASAKLLLSRGGRPSIGGLLQTKFTSGGGLFSHLPEAPFGGISQKLGKSFASDTPWPSLGPSFLLPAPPPEPTLRTVGARRLGGPVPLESSVTLGKGRLLMDAALFRGRSFRVGWGPNWTLVHSGDQLSVTEAMKEQATESMGFGFLPKPTKTKPITECPFKVRVEKVVGLKPKESAESLALYHKQLEIGLKHSTITTEDPCPFVQPASGVDALHEYAEWIVLVNKDMGAGDAVLAHWRQVWTLCAALWGCHGDQDMETEEYSEYQQQLERRRSFSNWLSESAAERIEEEVGRALQLNHAEAIFSYLTGHSIGKACKLAQKNGDHRLSLMLSQAVGSQYCRDLLALQLSDWNRMQTDSFIDEGRLKIFALLAGKPVWQSTDFCINVCSELDWKRCVAVHLWYMLPPTASVADALAKYESAFQGSEEGKKYACLPLPPYVDELELLDLDEEMEEKEPKSSLYDICFHLLKLYSDRHYNLQQLLDPCTVTADRLDYRLSWHLWNVLQALNYNHLSTSCQGLMHASYAAQLESAGLWEKAVFVLLHIPDSGCREMAVREMLNLHCPLEESEESMKKEQFLIEKLLIPIQWIHQAKAIRACREGDKHREALHLYKAGHWNHCHRLVIQHLAPDCIINDNHKDLLDFLEGLAVPDRSVQIQSWDTSGRVYLDYMHVIQSLHDIQQTESPGYELERLHTEVTSLCGRIELLPCAKAKDRLAQSEMAKRVANILRVVLSLQQGGEGAPDLRHIPLCQLAPHIGRLPMPEDYALEELRNLTQSYLQQYVVGH, via the exons ATGTTTGGCAAATCttttggtgctcctgctccctttGGGGGCGGGACAGGAGGATTTGGGACTTCATCAACATTTGGGCAACAAA ATGctgggtttggaacaacaggTGGCTTTGGTTCGTCAGCGTTTGGGACGACAAACAACACAGGAGGACTTTTTGGGACCACGCAGAACAAGCCTG GTGGTCTCTTTGGCTCAAGCACTTTTAGTCAACCTGTCACATCTTCCACCAGTGCTGGATTTGGGTTCGGTGCACCCAGCGGTACATCAAACAGCCTTTTTGGAAGCACCAACACCGGAGGTGGAGGCTTGTTTGCCCAGCAGAATAATGCGTTCAGTGCCAACAAACCAACCACATTTGGCA CTTTCGGAACCAGTACCAGTAGTGGAGGATTATTTGGGACAACCAACACCACGTCCAACCCTTTTGGAGGAACATCAGGCTCCTTGTTTGGGTCAACTAATTTCACCCCTGCCCCACCTGGCACCACAATCAAATTCAAT CCACCAACTGGGAGTGACACAATGGTGAAGGGTGGTGTGACGACCAGCATCAATACCAAACACCAGTGCATCACCGCCATGAAGGAATACGAGACTAAATCCTTGGAG gAACTGAGGTTTGAGGATTACCAGGCGGGAAGAAAGGGGCCCTCCAACCCCATGGCAGCTGGCACAGCTGGTCTGTTTGGAGCCACAGCCGCCGCTACTTCCAGCACTGGTACTGGTCTCTTTGGTTCCTCTGCTCCAAACACTGGCTTCAGCTTTGGCCAGAACAAAACCTCATTTGGCACCA GTACAGGGGCATTTGGCACAACTGCCGGAGGTTTGTTTGGCCAGCAGCCAgcgcaacaacaacaacaacaacaacaacagcagcagcagcagcaacaacaacaacaacaacagcagcagcagcaagcTTCCAGTCTCTTCAAACCATTCGGCTCTGCCACCACTACACAAAACACTGGTTTCTCCTTTGGCAACACCAATACCATGGGTCAGCCCAGCACCATG GGTCTGTTTGGCAATACCGCTGCCTCACAGGCTGGAGGGCTTTTCGGAAACACTAACACAAGTACCGCTGCAGGCTTTGGACAAAGCACGGGGCTCTTCGGTCAACCTAACACTGGATTTGGGAAT AATCTCTTTGGTAATAAGCCAGGTGGATTTGGTACCACCACCACCAGTGCACCCTCCTTTGGCACAGCCACTGGTCTGTTTGGAAATAAGCCGACGCTCCCTCTAGGGACTAACGCGAACTCGTCAACCTTTG gatttggTGGAACTGGTGCTGGCGGGAGTCTTTTTGGTAATAAACCAGCAACAACAGCCCTGGGAACAGGATTGGGAACTGGCTTTGGAACAG GAACCGGGCAGACGTCATTGTTTGGAAACAACCAGAACAAGCTAGGCTCAACCCTGGGCTCAGTGGGTACATTCGGGACTGGTTTTAACACTGGAGCCAGCACTCTGAATTTTGGTGCACCCCAACAACCTGTTG CTCTGACTGATCATGGCGCAACAGCTGCGCAGCAAGCTGTACTTCAGCAGCAGATCAATGCGTTGGCATACTCACCTTTTGGAGACTCGCCCCTCTTCAGAAACTCGCTGTCTGACCCCAAAAAGAAGGAAGAG CGCCTGAAGCCCACAAATCCAGCTGCCCAGAAAGCCCTGACAACCCCCACCCAGTACAAACTGACCCCTCGTCCCGCCACCCGAGTGCGTCCTAAAGCTCTGTCCTCCTCGGGCTCATCTAAATCACAGCTTTTTGATGGACTTGATGATGATGAACCTTCACACACCAATGGAGCCTTCATGCCTCG GAAGAGCATAAAGAAGCTTGTGTTGAAGAACTTGAATAACAGCAGTCTGTATAACAACTCAATGAACAGAGAAGCTGATGACCTGGCCTCCCCTTCAGAGTACCCACAGAATGGACTCAG TCTGAGCCTGGATGAAAGGGATACAAGAGAAGCGACAATGGAGAGAAGTGGGGAAGATGATCTGGAGGTCTCCAAGTTTTACACCAACCCAATCTCCAAACCCATTCCGCACGCCCAGTTGAGCCCCTTACTGCAAGACACTATCACTGAATTCAACATGCGCGGACCTTCTAGTCATCGCAACGGCCTGGAGGCCAGCAGTGAAGAGATCTCCCTGGCAGAGGATTCTATTCAGGAGGAAAGAGATGATGAGCTGGACGCTCAGAAACCTCCTCATCCTGCTG GTATTGTTCTTGGCCGTGTGGGCTACTATACCATCCCATCTATGGAGGAGCTGGGAAAAATGTTGAATGAGAACGGAGAATGTATTGTGGAGAACTTAACTGTTGGCAGAAAAG ggtATGGGTCAGTTTTCTTCACCGGTGAGGTGAACCTGACCAACATGAACCTGGATGAGATTGTGCACTTCAGGCGCAAGGAGATAATTGTGTACCCTGATGACAAAGAGAAACCTCCTATTGGAGAGGGTCTCAACAG ACGGGCGGAGGTGACTCTAGATGGTGTCTGGCCCAATGACAAGACCACGTGCTGTCAGATCAAGAGCCCAGAGAGACTCACTGCAACAAACTATGAGGGCCGGCTGGAAGCTGCCTCACGCAAACAAGGCGCTCGCTTCCTGGAGTACCGTCCTGAAACTGGCTCGTGGGTGTTTGAG GTGGCCCACTTTTCAAAGTATGGCCTACAGGATTCAGACGAAGAGGAGGAAGTGGCTTCATCCAAGGTTGACCTGAAGAAACTGAAGACAGGCATTCCTCCCGGCATCCAGCAGCTTCATCTGAACCAGCAGCCGGTGCCACCACAGGCTCAG AGTACTGCGGTTTTTGAGCTCCTAAGCCGTGTGTCGGAGTTGGACAGCGACATGGCCGACATAACCCAAGAACCTGCCACagacagtgttttgggggacgAGGATGGAGAGAGAATCTCACTGGAGAGCAAGCTCAGAGCCGAGACTCCTGCCGAGCACGAGCCCGTTTCGGCTTCGAGCCAAATGGCGTCGGCGATGGGCATCAACCCTCATACCTTGCAG ATTATGAAGGCCTCTCTGTTTGCTGAGGATGACGAGTGTGATTTGTTTCAAGAACACGGTTCTTCAAAGCTCATACAAGACGTGGCCTCTGCTAAACTTTTGCTTTCTCGAGGTGGTCGACCATCAA TTGGAGGCCTGTTACAAACCAAGTTCACCTCAGGAGGAGGACTTTTTTCTCATTTGCCAGAAGCACCTTTTGGTGGAATATCTCAGAAGCTTGGCAAGTCGTTTGCTTCAGATACCCCGTGGCCTTCATTGGGCCCCTCCTTTCTTTTGCCTGCACCTCCTCCTGAACCTACCCTACGTACCGTGGGAGCCCGCAGATTGGGAGGACCTGTACCTCTAGAGAGCTCCGTAACACTTGGAAAAGGACGTCTGCTGATGGATGCTGCTTTGTTCAGAGGACGGTCTTTTAGAGTGGGCTGGGGACCCAATTGGACCCTGGTGCACTCTGGAGATCAACTTAGTGTGACGGAAGCAATGAAGGAACAGGCAACAGAAAGCATGGGGTTCGGATTCTTGCCCAAACCAACCAAAACCAAACC GATCACTGAATGTCCTTTTAAAGTGCGTGTGGAGAAGGTGGTGGGTCTTAAGCCCAAGGAGTCGGCAGAGAGTTTGGCTCTGTACCACAAGCAGTTGGAGATTGGATTGAAGCACAGCACTATCACAACCGAGGACCCTTGTCCTTTCGTCCAACCCGCGAGCGGAGTGGATGCTCTGCACGAGTATGCGGAGTGGATTGTGTTGGTCAACAAAGACATGGGAGCAGGCGATG CTGTGTTGGCTCACTGGCGGCAAGTTTGGACTTTGTGTGCTGCTCTTTGGGGTTGTCACGGTGATCAGGATATGGAGACTGAGGAGTATTCTGAGTACCAGCAGCAGCTTGAGCGGCGGAGGAGCTTCTCAAACTGGCTCTCAGAGAGCGCAGCTGAGCGTATCGAGGAGGAAGTGGGTCGAGCTCTCCAACTCAACCACGCTGAGGCCATATTCAGTTACCTTACTGGCCACTCCATTGGCAAGGCCTGCAAACTGGCTCAGAAGAAcg ggGACCATCGCCTTTCTCTGATGCTGTCTCAGGCTGTGGGCTCTCAGTATTGTAGAGATCTTTTGGCTCTGCAGCTCAGTGACTGGAACAGAATGCAGACTGACTCCTTCATAGATGAGGGGAGGCTGAAAATATTTGCTCTGCTCGCAGGCAAACCA GTGTGGCAGTCAACAGACTTCTGTATAAACGTGTGCTCTGAGCTCGACTGGAAGCGCTGTGTTGCTGTTCATCTTTGGTACATGCTGCCTCCCACCGCTTCTGTCGCTGATGCTCTTGCTAAATACGAATCCGCCTTTCAG GGTTCAGAGGAAGGGAAGAAGTATGCTTGCCTTCCTTTACCTCCCTATGTGGATGAATTGGAGTTACTAGATTTGGATGAAGAGATGGAGGAGAAAGAACCTAAAAGTTCCCTCTATGACATCTGCTTCCACCTGCTTAAGCTTTACAGTGACCG GCACTATAACCTACAACAGCTACTTGATCCCTGCACGGTAACTGCTGATCGTCTGGACTATCGGCTGAGCTGGCACCTGTGGAACGTTTTGCAGGCTCTCAACTACAACCATCTGTCCACCTCATGCCAGGGCTTGATGCACGCCAGTTACGCTGCCCAACTAGAGAGTGCAGGACTCTGGGAAAaggctgtgtttgtgttgctgcACATACCTGACTCGGG ATGTAGAGAAATGGCAGTACGGGAGATGCTGAACCTTCATTGCCCCCTGGAAGAGTCGGAAGAGTCGATGAAGAAGGAGCAGTTTCTCATCGAAAAGTTGCTCATCCCCATACAGTGGATCCATCAGGCCAAGGCCATCCGTGCCTGCAGAGAGGGAGACAAACACCGGGAAGCCCTGCATCTCTATAAGGCCGGCCACTGGAATCACTGCCATCGGCTGGTCATTCAACACCTGGCGCCAG ATTGCATCATTAATGATAATCATAAGGACCTTCTGGATTTCCTGGAAGGATTAGCGGTACCAGACCGCAGTGTTCAGATTCAGAGCTGGGACACATCTGGACGGGTTTACCTCGATTACATGCATGTCATCCAGTCACTGCATGACATTCAACAG ACCGAAAGCCCAGGATATGAGCTGGAGCGATTACATACAGAGGTGACGTCTCTATGTGGCAGGATAGAGCTCCTCCCTTGCGCCAAGGCTAAAGACCGTCTCGCCCAATCAG AGATGGCCAAACGTGTTGCTAACATCCTGCGGGTGGTCTTGAGTCTCCAGCAAGGCGGTGAGGGCGCCCCAGATCTCCGACACATCCCTCTCTGTCAGCTGGCACCGCACATTGGACGTCTGCCTATGCCGGAGGACTATGCTTTAGAAGAACTCCGCAACCTTACTCAATCTTACCTGCAGCAGTATGTAGTCGGTCACTAA